From Alteripontixanthobacter sp., one genomic window encodes:
- the istA gene encoding IS21 family transposase, with product MKRLREIVLIHDLKKQGLSISAIARKVGCDRKTVRKHLKRGLEAPIYGPRVPRDRIIEPFERYLQERVQAFPDLSGARLLREIRELGYDGGYTAVTDFLREVRPPRRAQFERRFETPPGMQAQVDFAEFTVEFADEPIVVRKVWLFSMVLGHSRWLWGRFVASQNLQSVLRCHIAAFSDMGGVPGEILYDRMKTAVIGEDEAGVVTYNASLVTLLNHYGAVPRACQPYRAKTKGKVERPFRYIRQDFFLARKFRNMDDLNAQFDAWRTEVANPRVHATTRRVVDEAFAEEQPSLKPLPATPYSAVLTVERRVSKDGMISVGGNFYSVPDTTRRRTLEVQHHATELRIYEDGQLIARHPVLEGKARRRVDPTHRKAPPPRPSLSRSSHGLRRPLDFYGAVGQRLAAEGARS from the coding sequence GTGAAGAGACTGAGGGAGATCGTTTTGATCCATGATCTGAAGAAACAGGGTCTCAGCATTTCCGCGATCGCGCGGAAAGTTGGCTGTGACCGCAAGACAGTGCGTAAGCATTTGAAACGCGGCCTCGAAGCGCCGATCTATGGCCCACGGGTGCCGCGAGATCGCATCATCGAACCTTTTGAGCGTTACCTGCAGGAGCGTGTTCAAGCCTTCCCCGATCTGAGCGGCGCGCGCCTGCTGCGCGAGATCCGGGAGTTGGGTTATGATGGCGGCTACACCGCAGTGACGGACTTCTTGCGTGAGGTGCGCCCGCCCAGGCGAGCGCAGTTCGAGCGCCGGTTCGAAACCCCACCGGGTATGCAGGCCCAGGTCGATTTTGCTGAGTTCACAGTTGAGTTCGCCGACGAGCCCATTGTCGTGCGAAAGGTCTGGCTGTTCTCGATGGTGCTCGGGCATAGCCGCTGGCTCTGGGGCCGGTTCGTTGCCAGCCAAAACCTGCAATCGGTCCTGCGCTGCCATATCGCGGCTTTCTCGGACATGGGCGGCGTGCCTGGGGAAATCCTCTATGACCGGATGAAGACTGCGGTGATCGGCGAAGACGAGGCCGGGGTAGTAACCTACAACGCCTCCCTGGTGACCCTGCTAAATCATTATGGCGCAGTGCCACGCGCCTGCCAGCCATATCGGGCCAAGACCAAGGGCAAGGTCGAGCGCCCGTTCCGCTATATCCGGCAAGACTTCTTCCTGGCCCGCAAGTTCCGCAATATGGACGATCTCAATGCTCAGTTTGACGCTTGGCGGACCGAGGTCGCTAACCCTCGAGTTCACGCCACCACCAGGCGCGTGGTGGACGAGGCCTTTGCGGAGGAACAGCCCAGCCTCAAACCTCTTCCGGCAACACCCTACAGCGCGGTGCTGACGGTCGAAAGGCGGGTGAGCAAGGACGGAATGATCTCGGTCGGCGGTAACTTCTATTCCGTTCCCGATACTACCCGGCGGCGCACGCTCGAGGTCCAGCATCACGCCACCGAATTGCGGATCTACGAGGACGGCCAATTGATCGCTCGTCATCCGGTTCTGGAAGGCAAAGCGCGGCGCCGCGTCGACCCTACGCATCGCAAAGCGCCACCGCCGAGACCCTCTCTGTCGCGGTCCTCGCATGGG